A single Vicia villosa cultivar HV-30 ecotype Madison, WI unplaced genomic scaffold, Vvil1.0 ctg.000449F_1_1, whole genome shotgun sequence DNA region contains:
- the LOC131628381 gene encoding uncharacterized protein LOC131628381, with protein MSLPSKDLYFKVHNGEATSFWFSKWVDQQPLSEAFQELYAKAIRPFMLVAEAGWWDGPVWRWKPDEWLSDYDHDDEYLLTMLLQCLPSLDCNNLSRGEIVWLPDETNGFSFKRCASEICRRDVNLGMHSIVLKKLSFLWQLSVPSKVGIFGWRFVLGRLPTRDLLKARGIIGNDSECGCVFCSSVPENLSHLFDSCSVTRGIWTKVGQWLGDSVNLSLEELRNFLDHADKVKAKEDRLTVGIIRLSTLWNVWLMRNAIIFKGIIFCFDECLSAIVMSSWKWFRIVNESSLNCNFYAWHTFPLSCIKR; from the exons ATGTCATTACCTTCAAAAGATCTATATTTCAA GGTTCATAATGGAGAGGCTACATCCTTTTGGTTCAGCAAATGGGTGGATCAGCAGCCCCTCTCGGAAGCATTCCAGGAGCTATACGCGAAGGCTATCAGGCCGTTCATGCTGGTGGCTGAAGCTGGGTGGTGGGACGGGCCGGTTTGGCGCTGGAAACCGGATGAGTGGCTGTCGGACTACGACCACGACGATGAATATCTTTTGACGATGCTGCTGCAGTGCCTCCCAAGTCTAGACTGTAACAATTTGAGTAGGGGCGAAATCGTTTGGTTACCGGATGAAACTAATGGGTTTTCATTTAAAAGGTGTGCTTCTGAAATATGCAGGAGGGATGTGAATCTGGGTATGCATTCTATTGTGCTGAAAAAATTAAGTTTTCTTTGGCAACTCAGTGTACCTTCTAAAGTGGGTATTTTCGGATGGAGGTTTGTGTTGGGGAGGTTACCTACGAGAGATCTTCTGAAGGCGAGAGGAATCATTGGCAATGATTCCGAATGTGGCTGCGTTTTCTGCTCCTCTGTTCCAGAAAATCTCAGTCATCTTTTTGACTCTTGCTCGGTAACCAGAGGAATTTGGACAAAGGTGGGTCAATGGCTGGGTGACTCTGTGAATTTGTCCTTGGAGGAGTTGAGGAATTTTTTGGATCATGCTGATAAGGTTAAGGCTAAAGAAGATCGTTTAACTGTGGGAATTATTCGGTTATCGACTCTGTGGAATGTTTGGTTGATGCGGAACGCCATCATCTTTAAAGGCATTATATTCTGCTTTGATGAATGCCTCTCGGCGATCGTTATGAGCTCGTGGAAGTGGTTTAGAATAGTTAACGAATCTTCtttaaattgtaacttttatgcttGGCATACTTTCCCTCTATCCTGTATAAAGAGGTGA